One Rhinolophus sinicus isolate RSC01 linkage group LG06, ASM3656204v1, whole genome shotgun sequence DNA window includes the following coding sequences:
- the SLC15A3 gene encoding solute carrier family 15 member 3 has product MPGPRAPGEPRGPGERRPLLARRLRGPRRWRRAAAAAVLLVEMLERAAFFGVAGNLVLYLNSENFQWAGEQASRAALVFLGASYLLAPVGGWLADVYLGRFRAIVLSLLLYLVASSLLPATAVSDGRRSFCGEMHESKLEPACPSPECMRPSPSPYCAPTLYVGLLLLALAASSVRSNLTSFGADQVMDLGRHATRRFFNWFYWSINVGAVLSLLVVAFIQQNISFLVGYSIPVGCVGLAFFLFLFATPIFITKPPTGSQVSSMLKLALQKCCPRLWCQHCARDPQGAQLLPDQRSHQPGPSPQEDIANFRVLVKLLPVMVTLVPYWMVYFQMQSTYVLQGLHLHIPNIFPDYPGNSSVVLGAQDSAYKIPEAWLLLANVVVVLILVPVKDHLLDPLLLRCKLLPSALQKMALGMFFGFASVIVAGFLEMKRLEYIHHNQTVSQQIGHDMYYAAPLSIWWQIPQYLLIGISEIFASIPGLEFAYSEAPRSMQGAIMGIFFCLSGVGSLLGSSLVALLSLPGGWLHCPMDHGNINNCQMDLYFFLLAGIQAATALLFMWIAGRYERAARNPASQSCLSRDRG; this is encoded by the exons ATGCCGGGGCCGCGCGCCCCGGGGGAGCCCCGAGGGCCGGGGGAGCGCCGGCCGCTGCTGGCGCGCAGGCTGCGGGGACCCCGACGgtggcggcgggcggcggcggccgcggtGCTGCTGGTGGAGATGTTGGAGCGCGCCGCCTTCTTCGGCGTCGCGGGCAACCTCGTGCTCTACCTAAACAGCGAGAACTTCCAGTGGGCCGGCGAGCAGGCGTCGCGCGCCGCGCTCGTCTTCCTGGGCGCCTCCTACCTGCTGGCGCCCGTCGGCGGCTGGCTGGCCGACGTGTACCTGGGCCGCTTTCGCGCCATCGTGCTCAGCCTGCTGCTCTACCTGGTCGCCTCCAGCCTGCTTCCCGCCACCGCCGTCTCCGACGGTCGCCGCTCCTTCTGCGGCGAGATGCACGAGTCGAAGCTGGAGCCCGCTTGCCCCTCGCCCGAATGCATGCGCCCCTCGCCCTCCCCCTACTGCGCGCCCACCCTCTACGTGGGCCTGCTGCTGCTCGCCCTGGCCGCCAGCTCCGTTAGGAGCAACCTCACCTCCTTCGGGGCCGACCAG GTCATGGATCTTGGCCGCCATGCTACCCGCCGCTTCTTCAACTGGTTTTATTGGAGCATCAACGTGGGAGCTGTGCTGTCCCTGCTGGTGGTGGCCTTTATCCAACAGAACATCAGCTTCTTGGTGGGCTACAGCATCCCTGTGGGCTGTGTGGGCCTggccttcttcctcttcctctttgccACCCCCATCTTCATCACCAAGCCCCCCACGGGCAGCCAAGTGTCCTCTATGCTTAAACTTGCTCTCCAAAAATGCTGTCCCCGGCTGTGGTGCCAACACTGTGCCAG AGACCCTCAAGGCGCCCAGCTGCTGCCTGACCAGAGGTCTCACCAGCCTGGCCCTTCCCCCCAAGAGGACATCGCCAACTTCCGGGTGCTGGTGAAGCTCTTGCCCGTCATGGTGACCTTGGTGCCCTACTGGATGGTGTATTTCCAG ATGCAGTCCACGTATGTCCTACAAGGTCTTCACCTCCACATCCCAAACATTTTTCCAGACTACCCTGGCAACAGCTCCGTGGTTCTGGGAGCCCAGGACAGCGCCTATAAG ATCCCAGAAGCCTGGCTCCTTCTGGCTAACGTGGTGGTGGTCCTGATCCTGGTGCCTGTGAAAGACCACCTGCTCGACCCTTTGCTGCTGCGATGCAAGCTGCTTCCCTCAGCTCTGCAGAAGATGGCGCTGGGGATGTTCTTTGGTTTTGCCTCCGTCATTGTTGCAG GATTCCTGGAGATGAAGCGTTTAGAGTACATTCATCATAACCAGACAGTGTCCCAGCAGATCGGGCACGACATGTACTATGCAGCACCACTGTCCATCTGGTGGCAGATCCCTCAGTACCTGCTCATCGGAATCAGTGAGATCTTTGCCAGCATCCCAG GCCTGGAGTTCGCGTACTCAGAGGCCCCGCGCTCCATGCAGGGCGCCATCATGGGCATCTTCTTCTGCCTGTCGGGCGTAGGCTCACTGTTGGGCTCCAGCCTGGTGGCACTGCTGTCACTGCCAGGGGGCTGGCTGCACTGCCCTATGGACCATG GGAACATCAACAATTGCCAGATGGACTTGTACTTCTTCCTGCTGGCTGGCATTCAGGCCGCCACAGCTCTCCTGTTTATGTGGATTGCTGGTCGCTATGAGAGGGCAGCTCGTAACCCAGCCTCCCAAAGCTGTCTCAGCAGGGATAGGGGCTGA